The nucleotide sequence TCTTGGTAATATGCCATCACTTGACCATGTAACCGTGTATTACTTCTTTCAATCTATCCTATTTTTTTTGTGAGAATACAATATATTCATTTGGTTAGCAAAATATAAGGAATAGGTGGACAGATGGTCTTTAACAGGGGAAACATGTAGGTTTTAatggagctgtatacaccatcacaTGGGAAATTAAGATAAAATAAATGGGCCATCCATATAATAATGCACTGATAGGCTGGGTCCTCCAGAACTAGAGCCGCCACTCATGGAAGATCCCAAAaggttgaagggggggggggggggtgcaccctATAAATTAAAAATGAAACCCAGACATATCCTTTAAAATTCCTCATCTTGAGCACATTAAGGCCCATAAAGTGTCCTTAAACTCAGGGTTCAACAAACGTGTAACAGGTTgacataagaataaaaaaaaagaagtaaaaatttTGTATAGTGCTAATTGAATGACTGGAAATTGTAATACTATCCTCCACAAAGTAACGGCATGTTAACAAGGTCAAATACTGGCAAGAAGTAAGGTGTAATATATGAATGTAAGATTCCATGTTGATAAATGGTTATTAAAATGATTTTCAAGTGTTTTCACGACAGAACCACTTTAAATTAGCCTCTGGCAAATGACACGCTGGCATTAAAGTGAAAGAACATGCGTTACTGTTCTAATTTTCTAGAGGTGTAATGTAATTGCCCTAGGGATCTATCATGTGATATATTAACATCATTATTCTCAAAGTTTTTGCAAAATTTTCCAAATTGATAGTGTCACAGCCTCGAATCACAGTGGAAAAGAAAAGACTACATGTCCACCAGCTTTCTGCCAGGCCCAATGTTACACCTGCGGCAAGGGACACAGCGAAAAGTAAAAATGTGCTTAAATGGCAGACAAAAGAACCCAAGAGACCAGGTGATGCTATAATTTAACCTATATTATCAGCACTTTATGTTCCGTTATATTGCATCTCTCTAATGGCCTGCTACTTCTGTTGCTTCCAATCTTGTTTTACAAACATCAGAAAGGTTCCTTCTGCCTTCTTTCAGTATCCCTTCCTGCATGATGTTAAACAATAATAATGAAAGGTGTAAGGGGATCTTAAAAGATTACTCCGTCAAGGCGCCCTTCCAGGATAAAACCACTAGAAAACACTGACTGATGGACATGCAGACAGAGAGGATCATTTCAGGATAATCTTCATTAGCAGAGACTTTCACAGGTCTGAGCCGATACGCTTTTAGCTATTAGGTCTCCAACAAACCATGTTGGTTTACCTTACCTTTTAGCAAAGTTTTATGTTTCTGTGTAAACAAATTAATTGTACTTGTATTAATACATAGTGGCAATGCTTCTTTTAACATGGGAAAACTAAGGACTCAATACATCTGTCCACCTCCTGGCCAACTATTTAGTCTATTGTAGTTagaaatttcaacagtgtttgaacatagcctttccgtgttttcaatccaatcctggtttttgttgcaaaatactgaacaaaaaatactatgtgggaacatagccttagaacagGGGAGGCTGCATGCAGCACTAGTGAAATGTGACAGTTGCCAGGATCAGGACTTGAgtggccctgcagttcccgacacagccattggtggtagCAGAGTTGCTTTATGACCACTTACGGTACTTActaaatataaaaacatttttaaataaatacacaTTTTTAATACAATACGATTATattacaaacttatataactttgtaacactTAGTGTTACATACAgaacatggctatgttcacacatagtataactGTCCATTGCATGGCAACAGACAGTGTTATACTGGCGGCCGGCATTCGGCACGTTCCCACAGCTGATACTGCTGTACAGCTGCAGGAACCTTTTTTTTAACAACCGAACTGCAGGCACCATTGGGTgtacccgcaaatcaattaaccattgactataatgtaaagtatggccagcgACCGTACTTTAAATTGTGTGAACAGTTTTCGTTTCCAGACACTGTTCTAAAGAACAGACGTTAAAATAACGATGTCGGCATAAAGAGGGCTGGTGTAGGAAAGAACGGACGTTGATTTCATTAcaaagtcatttaaaaaaaaaaaaaaaaaaaaacgcacataGCCTATGTAACATTTAACATGTGTACAATACACAATCTAAATAAGCagaaaatataaataatacataTTGTTCTCACTGCATCACTTAACttattttactttattgtttttattattatttttagctaAACAACAGAAACAAACATTACAAGGACAAAAGGTCACAAATGAGGCCATTAATAACTTAAATTCAATACAACATCCAAATGAAGAGCAGAAAATTGTCCTTAGTGATCAGGTGGATCACCATGACCCAGCAAGCTCTTTATCATTAAACTCACATGAAATACAAGAAGAACCTCAGATCACTGGAAGATCATCGGCCTCTAGTTGGTCACATTTCCAAGAGCCTGAAGATAGAGAAACAGAGGGAAATGCAAACGAAGAGGAGGACACATTTGATGAAGACGACCTGTCCTATGTTTCTGATTGCTCAGACTCAACTGAAGAGGACATCCTTGACACCAATAATGTGGGAGATTTAAGTACTCGAATACAAGAAAGAGTTAATAATGAGCTTTCCTATGCTACGTCACACAACCTTAATATAATAAGTTCTTTTTATGGATCACTGCAAACATCAAGAAGCTTGCAAAGCCCAACAGGAACAGAAGTAGGTGACCAATCCCCAAACTCCCCTCGAAATCTAAATGATACAATTGAAGTTCCAAGAATGAGTGCATTAACAGCACAGTCCCAGATTCCGGGGACTGGTCCAAATACTAACATGCAAAACCATGCATCTCCTCAAACAACAGTAAGAGATCCTGGAGATAGGGAGATCGATACACTCAGCAGTGAACATGCTACCGTCCCTAGTGCTGCTGCCCCTTTAAGACTCAGAATGTCTTCTACAGCTCCCAACATTACACTTTTACGTGAGAACTTGGATCTTGCCCTTCAGACCATTTCAATGCAAAGACAATCTGAAAGAAGATTTCTGGAAACGAGCGCACCAACATTACTAAATAAAGAAGCTGAAAAGCCCAAAACAGACCCAGAGAAGCTAAAGAAGCTACAGGAGAGGTGAGAAAATGAATTCTAAACAGGGTAGAAGTAAAGGGTGGCGTCCCTGTCTGCTAGAGATCACTTGCTTCTCAGAGGGTAAATGTGATCTCAGATGTCAAGGACAAGTGCAAAGCAGCCTCCTTCAAGAGCCAAGACGCTACAATCCCGGATATTTGTAGAAATTCACTTATCACGAGCTGAAGCTGTTatcttttaattgtattttaattATCTGTTGCTGAGGAACAACTTTGTACAAGCCGCCTGCGATCCACAACTTCATGTTAATAATGTCAGATAATATGTTTCTTTTCACACTTTTGTAGTTTACTAGAGGAAGACTCAGAAGAGGACGGCGATCTTTGCAGGATCTGTCTCATGGGAGGTGAAACCACAGAAAACTCTCTGATTGCACCTTGTCAGTGCTCTGGGAGCTTGAAGTATGTTCACAGCGAATGCTTGAAGAAGTGGCTGCTGGCTAAAATTAAATCAGGTGAGAAACATACAGCTACAAAAATATATTCTTAGATAAAGGTTTTGTTTAGGGCGCTCTTACATGCAGCGCTAGCAGCTGGAGCGTGAGGTAGTGAATTGTATCATTTAGATCAGCCTGCAGTCGCTCCTACCCCtagatcagggatgtcaaactcaggccctccatctgttgcaaaactacaattcccatcatgcctggacagccaaagctttagttttggctgcccaggcatgatgggaattgtagttttgtaacagctggagggcctgagtttgaaacCTGTGCCTGCGCACagaactaatggtgcatttacacaaaaagatttatctgtcagatctttgaaaccaaagccaggaacagactataaacagggaacaggtcataaaggaaagattgagatttctcttcttttcaaatccattcctggttttggcttccaaaatctgccagataaatctttctgtgtaaacgcaccatttacatagaaagattatctgacagattatctgaattgaagccaaagccaggaatggatttgaaaagaggagaaatctcaggctttcctttatgacctgatctctgtttatagtctgttcctggctttggcttcaaatctttggcagataatctgtcagataatctttctgtgtaaatggacccttatgctaagtttacacggagcgataattggcccgatcgcacaactaacgatttcgaagtaacaatttttttttataacgatcagcgtttagactgtacgatatatcgtacggaaaaatcttttgcgatcgttttgcgatcgcgcgcccgcagcccggcccgccccccccgctcaaccgcaccCCCctgcgccgctctccgatcaccacccccgccgccgctccgatcgccacccccgcctctccgatcgcccccccccccatgccgcctctccgatcgccccccctgctccgtgcagcaggtcttcgagatccctggctcccctcttcagtgcattgattggctgaagagatgagccgggaatttcaaacggctcctcttcagcactgattggctgaagggaagccgtttgaaattcctggctcccctcttcagccaatcagtgctgccttgcattgattggctgaagaggggagacgggaatttcaaatggctccccttcagccaatcagtgctgaagaggagcactgattggctgaagaggagccgtttgaaattcccagctcatctcttcagccaatcaatgcgctgaagaagggagccgggGATCTCGAATACCTGctgtgcggagcaggtaacgtatgctcttggccgcggcggtgggggcgatcagagcgatcagagcggcgggtgGGGGGGAGccattggagcggcggcgggggggcgattgggcggcggctggtgggggtggcgatcggagcggcgtcgGCGATCGGAGCGACGGCGGAGGCGGGGGTTGCGATCgagccggtgcagggggctgcggatgagcggggggccgggcagcgggcagccggactatcgcgcgacgactgtttacacggaacgatcggcggattttttgcgaactacgaacgacaatttatgaacatgttaaaagaccaaaatgaacgatttttcgatcgttcgccgcgtttacacgtacgattatcgttcgaattcgttcgTTATCGCGAAatttcgcccgataatcgctccgtgtaaacttagcattacccGGTGTGGATGTATTCATGGTAGCCGGATCTTCCAGTAGCAGGAGCGACTGCACACTGATCGGGAAAAGCTGTAGAATAACCGGTACATTTTAAATCAAGAAGTCAAGGTCCCACTTTCAAATGGGCAGATGTAACCGACAATTACAGTGAATTGCAAGCATTTGATTCAATAACTGCAGGCTGCAACTGGACTGGTTTAAAGCCTCAAATCTAGATCTGTCTGAACGGCCCAAGGCTGCGTTTCCATTTAAGTGCTTGGAATGCAATCCATTGTGGAGACCACTATGACAACCTACAAGGTCAGAGGTATAAAAAGTAGTTTAGCACCTTTGCAAATATAGGGGGCCACACTGCAGTTCGAGGTTTAATTTaacttgtgttttatttttttgggggggaggggggattttgtGCTGGACATgcacacataggctatgttctcattaCGTTGTTTTGTAAAAAGAACAGAAGTCGATTGCAATAAAAACAGCATCCATACttttctgcagcagcagcagcattgcaCTGAATTTAATGCAATGCGCCTACTGTGTTCCCACTTTGTTATTTTAACGTctgttctttagaacgggtgctaaaataatgaacatgcctaatATTTACAGACACTGTTCACCGAACAACATGTGGGAACAAAAGCTGTTTACTCAATGTttaattgaattgcgggcacacTCAACGGTGCTCTCAATTCAACTGTAAAAATATCAGGTTTCTGCAGCCAATACAGCAGTACCAGCTGAAGGAACGTGCCTAAGGCCACCCGGCATCCGgtaagtgtaaacatagccataggctgcattcacacgtccacaatTTTGCAGACCTTACGGATGGGGAAGACAAATAATGGATTGTAATGGAATGTactgtatcaatatcatgccggcagcggggaaactctctgaatctctgcagcacggtggctctgaagcagtggctgctgaagttggatgcagccctacaggctgtatcaatgtttttcaggactctctagggttgcacccaacttcagcagccactgttaATTAAATGCTGCACACTAAGGATTGGACGAACCTGGGCGTGcgcaaagtttgctcaactctgaAAGCAATTTGTACAAGTGAATAGGATTGCGATGGTAGCCAGACGCTGTCACGGCCTCTTGTGGGTAACAGGGTGACCCTATTCACTTTTCAGTGAAAGGGTCATAAAACCCAGCAGTGCAACATGGGAGATTTCTCGTCGCAAGATCAGGGTTACAGTGTAGCCCCAGCCTTAGTTTTATAGTTACATAGTTCATAAGGTTGGAAAAAGAGACCATTAAGTTTGACCTACTGTGTTGTGTTGATCCAAAGGAAAGCAAAAATTGTTGTTCTTTTTGCATCTTTGGCTAATGAGAGCCCACGAGTACTGCATTACACATATCCTCCAGATGTGTAACGCAAacatatagggccacatgtatcatccggcgaatggatgattttcggcggaaagtgccgatttgcgtctttttttaagcaaaaatggcggatttgcgaataaattattcgcaaatcggcactttccgccgagtacgccagggggcggaaagggggcggagagtgggcggaacggagggcgcggactcagagtccacgcgatttatcatccgttccgccaaaatgtacgccgaaaaacctactccagtcctcagctggcgtaggttttcggcggtgcgcaacggcgcgcacgggatttatgtagaggcagtccgcctctacataaatctccgtagcgccggagctgcgggggcatttttacgtccggcataaaaaacgccggacttaataaatgcctcccataatgTGCATAGCCTTAAAAGAGAATCTGAGGAGCCAGACATTTTTAGTAAATACCTGTATtccttaaagcagtgcttctcaaactgtgaggcgggcctcaccagtgaggcaccccctagttgttggtgaggcccagctaagGAGTCAGTTTTTTACAATACTAACTATGGTCTGCAGAGTCCtctaaaatctcaattttagcaacattattaattgattggtattgctttattagtatatagagcttgggagaaggatgaaaggtagccctagctttattttcagcttttaaatggactttcaccacatatggtgaggcccaggcaccctcttagtcagtctagtgaggcccaggcattgccttggtctgttgggtgaggctccagtagaaatagtttgagaagcacagCCTTAAAGAACAATTCTGAATCAATGTTAtgttgtgctgttcctctgtaaaaaaaaataattgggtAATAGAGTCTGCCATGTCAAGGCAAGTTGGACAAACTACAGTAGCTGGTGTCAGTGGGATTGGGCATCCATCCGATATGTAAGGAGGTGTCCCTATGTTCTGCTGATGGCAGATGCCAGGGAAAGAAGTACTGGACTTTTATATGTCAAAAAGctggatccttttgttctcaggtaagataagccgccaccagagGTGTCAATCGGTGGCTTCTATCCTTTTCCATGCAGGGCACATCCACAGGCAGCCTGGGGGTCAGGAGAAATAGCTTTCGGCCATCagctgtataatgtgtatggccacccttACGCTGACCCATCAGTGCTAAGAGTGTCATATATATTCTTACACAATTTGACAAATGGAATGGTAATGCCGACCTGTCAATTTATTTAAGCAGTGACAGAGGAAATGTATAACACAGAGTTCTTAGAAGGGATGCCTGTAATACAAGTATTTAGTGTGTGACAGGATCCTCTCTATTGGGGGAAATAAAGCCTGATAAATGTATTTCTATTCCAGGGGCAGAGCTGAACACAGTGAAAACATGTGAGATGTGCAAACAAACCGTGGACTGTGAAATTAAAGGGTTCAACTTGAGCGAACATTACAGAAAACACCAGGAGACTCAGGTGATACTGGCTGGTGATACAAgcttgggggtgactgggagttCATAGACGTGAGGTAGGGAATACAATCTATTTCAAGTAACAGCGCCCAAACACCTTTAATAGTTATCAGCCCAAAAACTATGTGTACCAATTTCTCCGTACACATTCAAGCCTGGCTCAGCCAAGTGCATGTGTTTTCaaggagaaaagaagaaaagcTGTGACCAGAtgtctctggtggcagcttatatcGATGGAAAACAAAAGGATGAGGCAGTGAAATTGaacatgtctgatccttctcTTCATCCACATTATCTGCTGAGAGAGAGCCAGGAGAGCCATACGCAGTCGATAGTAGGCCAGTCCTGCTGACTTTTCTCTAATGTGTATAACGGCctttataaaataaaacaataataatataaaacaatGTACATCTATAAGATGTCCAGAAAATAGTGGATGCAGCTAAGTAGGTAAGTTTTAGTGCACATGACATCcatattaaagggcttatccagaatTTAAAATAcacctttcttgcaaaaacagcaccaccgctgtcctgtgtgtggtattacagttcagctttatTCCCTTAATTAAAACTAatctgcaaaaccccacacacaAGTCAAAAtgtttttaagcctggataactccttgaTGATAGTTTCACACATAGcagttttggagccaaagccagaagtgtatCCAGTAGGAAGCAGAAGTACATGTCCTTTTATCAGTCCATTACACAACACTTGTCCATTAGAATATGCACCGGCATTACCTGCTTACACAGCTTACTACAGAAGACAGGCTGGTGTTGGATGGGGTGCTCCTCATAAACAAGTAGTAAATAGCGTACAAACGAGTTGAGGGCACTCACTGTACTTGCATGTAATCTTTATTTTATGTAGAAAGTTTAAAGTCCAGCAGTGATATTTGCATTGGGCTAGGACGCCAAACACTTGACAGTACAGGCAATTACAGCTGTTTCATGCGCATGCACGGGAAACAGTTGTAATAGCCTGTAATTTCAATCTGTAAAAGTGTTTTGTTGCTGTGTTTGAAATCCCCATTCTGGGAAACactgaataataataaataaataaataaataataattaataaataaataataaataatattaaatgagaataataaataataataataataaataataataataataataattttgtatagcgttaacagattccgcagtgcttgtAATAAAACGGTTTCTTCATGTACCCAGGCCACACTAAATCCCAGTCTCTACCTGGTGTTGCTCCTTCATCTATATCAGCAGAGATATGAAGAATTGCTGCAACTATCAAACACTCGAGACAGGGTATCGGAGGTGAGTAAATCCTTATGACATGCCATCATGTATGGTCTGTGAGGGGTCTAACATCCACAGATTTTGCCCCTTCAGAGCTGTTTGACAACTGAGATTCACTTGTGCCCCATATCCATGGATAGAAAAGGTGCAAGTGACCCTCTAACTATCACAAAACCTTTGCAATTGTCATATAGGTAATAAATGGTGATGTGTTTTGAAGACAATTTTTGACTTTTATATGCCATATAGCCCAAAGtagaaaaaactatatatatacaagaggatATCAACAATTTCCAACAGGTCATTCACATACTGGGACTACAATCAGGGTCACTTTGACATATGCTGTTTCAAGACTTTGAGGCCCTTCTAGGCCGTCTTCCAAATAGCAGGTCAGGGAATTTTTCAGCAAAACTTTACACGCTTTTGAAGAGGAGTACAAGAATGTTCTTACACAGAGGTAAAAATCAGCTCTTACATCTACTTCCTCAGGCCCTAATCAGATACTACGCCTGGGACTATGTAAATACTGGACTTATACAAGTCAAACAAATCATCCTGTGTAGTATTTCCTTTTGGGCAAGCATTACACGAATGCCTTCTTAGGGCATGTTTACCTAGTAGAGAGGGATACCCAAACTAGTCCGCCCCCCACTTATAGCTAATCCCAGAGCCACATCCACAGCTTCAGTGTTTTCCATAATAAACAATGGGTCTATGGACGCCGTCTAATGTGGTTagcttaaaggtgttgtccaattTGGTTACTATGTAATAGAGCGTTCTTGCTAAGAATGCGGAAGTGGAAATGGAAATGGCTTACAGGATTCCCACTCAAATCAAGGGATCCGTAAAATCTTCCATGGCACAATCCCCCATAGAAGCAGGAATGAGGGAAAGTTCCTCAAGGAAGACGATGGTGGACCAGGCATGCTCAGTTTAACTGAACTGTCCAGGAAGTATTGGTGGTTGTTCACTTTGCCTGCACCCCAGggtgattgtgggaaagtgtttgCATTGTTGCATGGcgacagcagggtcacagttcactTTAGAAACTGGGAAGTTGAGAgaatcaaaggggttatccagcattagaaatacatgcccactttcttccagagacagcaccattttccactcttatctccagttcaggtgaggtttgcataTAAGCttcattctcttcaatggaactaagttgcaaaaccccacccaaactggagacaagagtggtgctgtctctagaagaaagtagctatatatttctaacactggataacccctttaaatcctttacacaggccaattaacGCACATGTAAACAGGTCTGCATGTTAGCCGacttgatcttttgtgcagccgtaAAAAATCTTGTCAGCCATACATCTCTCTGAGtgaacaggagatgtgcggctgataacgcCAAGCCATTTATCATGCCTTGAAAAGTACTTAGTCACATATATTGGGTTGTGAAAAAGGACCCTTACTTTactaaaatgtgtgtgtgtgtgtgtgtgtgtgtgtgtagtacacATCTGATCTACACATCTAGCTTCATGAGCATCATCTAGCAACCCCTTTACTTATACAGCTCTAAAAATTGAAGCCTGAGGGTACGTTCagacttaccggatccgcagcgtattttctgctgcggatccgctgcagatttcatttaaataactgaacacagaatcaaatctgcaccatcaaatctgctgcggatctgctgcagatcctgtaggtgtgaacgcacccttaaggtaaATGTGCATTTGAACAAAATGTGCATTTGAACGGACGGAACTCAATCATGGCCTTTTTGGGCCGTTTTGAACTGTGAAATAGTCGCTTAaaagaccaaaatactgtgtagaACTAGCAGTCTGACACAACCAATGTTTTGTACATAGTTATACAGCTAATAAGGCTGAAAAGAGACCATCATGAGTCCCTTATGGTCACAC is from Dendropsophus ebraccatus isolate aDenEbr1 chromosome 14, aDenEbr1.pat, whole genome shotgun sequence and encodes:
- the MARCHF10 gene encoding probable E3 ubiquitin-protein ligase MARCHF10 is translated as MLKPMMDKNWDRHKSIVNGHHMKDVQQKMDSEYKAHLRHQERVRENTERLRERQAVSQRTSNFLNINSARSYSKPWLSGMTTKREIPAVSGLEERQNRERQYKSTVSKLPAIKNDKDIIRKKTVYNPSTAHQEHKLITVSQPRITVEKKRLHVHQLSARPNVTPAARDTAKSKNVLKWQTKEPKRPAKQQKQTLQGQKVTNEAINNLNSIQHPNEEQKIVLSDQVDHHDPASSLSLNSHEIQEEPQITGRSSASSWSHFQEPEDRETEGNANEEEDTFDEDDLSYVSDCSDSTEEDILDTNNVGDLSTRIQERVNNELSYATSHNLNIISSFYGSLQTSRSLQSPTGTEVGDQSPNSPRNLNDTIEVPRMSALTAQSQIPGTGPNTNMQNHASPQTTVRDPGDREIDTLSSEHATVPSAAAPLRLRMSSTAPNITLLRENLDLALQTISMQRQSERRFLETSAPTLLNKEAEKPKTDPEKLKKLQESLLEEDSEEDGDLCRICLMGGETTENSLIAPCQCSGSLKYVHSECLKKWLLAKIKSGAELNTVKTCEMCKQTVDCEIKGFNLSEHYRKHQETQATLNPSLYLVLLLHLYQQRYEELLQLSNTRDRVSELSRRFLHLNLGRREHSRDNEQDA